The following proteins are co-located in the Polystyrenella longa genome:
- a CDS encoding phosphorylase family protein — MPFDDQVDVGIVVALEREISLFLFRHPEHERQSGKQAVFLQTEVGEKVVGIAITGPGQERAEAGTRALCEAMHPRWIISAGYGGALLPQQKVGDAVFIEDIVTSNDLHVQLGGNYAFADSTDSDKFSQQINGERLRAMRGRLFSGDDMVTTKEERSLLAEKHNADVVDMETAAVVKVAREWHLPVLALRAITDDLETELPPEIASMLEKEGASRWGTIATSLWKKPRLSKNLWELKQNSLAASETIAIGVEYLISNLPPSTIKSTEPPSDD, encoded by the coding sequence ATGCCGTTTGATGATCAGGTCGACGTCGGAATTGTCGTAGCACTCGAGCGAGAGATTAGTTTGTTTCTCTTCCGACATCCCGAACACGAACGCCAATCGGGCAAGCAGGCTGTTTTTCTTCAAACTGAGGTTGGAGAAAAAGTTGTTGGAATCGCCATTACAGGACCGGGTCAGGAACGTGCCGAAGCTGGAACGCGCGCCCTCTGCGAAGCCATGCATCCCCGCTGGATCATCTCTGCCGGATATGGAGGAGCCCTGTTACCGCAACAAAAGGTAGGGGATGCCGTCTTCATTGAAGACATTGTTACCTCCAATGATCTACACGTTCAATTGGGAGGCAATTATGCTTTCGCAGATTCCACTGACTCAGATAAATTTTCACAGCAAATCAATGGGGAACGACTTCGAGCAATGCGAGGCCGCCTGTTTTCTGGCGACGACATGGTAACGACAAAGGAGGAACGGTCCCTTCTGGCCGAGAAACACAACGCTGACGTTGTCGATATGGAAACAGCCGCTGTTGTGAAGGTCGCCCGCGAGTGGCATCTTCCAGTACTGGCACTCCGCGCCATCACTGATGATCTGGAAACGGAACTTCCCCCGGAAATCGCCTCCATGCTGGAGAAAGAAGGAGCCTCACGCTGGGGAACAATCGCAACCTCTCTCTGGAAAAAACCCCGGTTGTCTAAAAACCTGTGGGAACTGAAACAGAACTCGCTTGCCGCCTCTGAAACAATCGCGATCGGTGTTGAGTATTTGATATCCAATTTGCCTCCTTCAACAATCAAATCCACTGAGCCACCTTCAGACGATTAA
- a CDS encoding creatininase family protein, whose product MREWLLSEVNYQHVKENPYQVAVLPIGATEPHNLHLPYGTDTIQVETMAARACERAYKKGGKVIMLPPLPYGTETNMIEYPFAMNLQPSTILNVISDFCEALETQGIYKLVIVNGHGGNDFKPLLRELLVQTEVNLFLCDWFRGIAADAVPEIFEQPGDHADEVETSLVMAIRPELVGKDPDTGKLIADDGSTRASRFEAVNKGWVSISRPFGLLTTNTGSGNPHAATPEKGEKLLNLIVERLGDFLFDLSEADIDIDFPFESRN is encoded by the coding sequence ATGCGCGAATGGCTGTTATCCGAAGTTAATTATCAGCATGTCAAAGAGAATCCCTACCAGGTAGCAGTACTCCCCATTGGCGCGACCGAACCGCACAATCTGCATTTACCGTACGGAACTGACACCATTCAGGTAGAGACGATGGCGGCACGAGCCTGCGAACGGGCCTACAAAAAAGGTGGCAAAGTGATCATGCTTCCTCCGTTGCCTTACGGTACGGAAACGAACATGATCGAGTATCCGTTTGCAATGAATCTGCAACCTTCGACGATCCTCAATGTCATCTCTGACTTCTGCGAAGCTCTCGAAACTCAGGGAATTTACAAGCTGGTCATCGTGAATGGTCACGGTGGCAACGACTTCAAGCCTCTCCTCCGAGAGTTGCTGGTGCAGACGGAAGTGAATCTCTTTTTGTGTGATTGGTTTCGCGGTATTGCGGCCGATGCCGTTCCGGAGATTTTCGAACAACCGGGAGATCACGCTGATGAGGTCGAAACTTCTCTCGTCATGGCGATCCGCCCCGAACTTGTCGGTAAAGATCCTGACACAGGGAAACTCATTGCGGACGATGGCAGTACCCGTGCCAGCCGTTTCGAAGCGGTCAACAAAGGATGGGTGTCGATCTCTCGTCCTTTCGGTTTACTCACAACTAACACCGGTTCAGGAAATCCTCACGCCGCCACTCCTGAGAAGGGTGAAAAGTTACTCAACCTGATTGTGGAACGATTGGGCGATTTCCTGTTTGACCTCTCAGAAGCCGATATCGATATCGACTTTCCTTTTGAATCACGAAACTGA